Proteins encoded in a region of the Desulfovibrio gilichinskyi genome:
- a CDS encoding ATP-binding protein, which produces MASPSKVLSLTGNAHLPKRIMGTLWRNDRQKHVLLEGLSGCGKSELGKICADIWQKEHGKVFVLTGNPARSREKYYPFKNMTSSIRMGIDEFFSLKPPASVLNKFAFIYYLSSWFYQLFRFAERRNLFSLNEDIQPIVYNLIRKGRKGKVLLVLDDIQWFDESSLEFVWALLSRKYETVSPMFKNLRLLMIQRRPTQSPPFFPKAIERIYRLRVHQEYTIAPCTKDNFRDVFLELTGWDSLTDIQAIKLYNLIGPHLELIKLIGSLSDDQKSNYLNKSKNNDNRIIRCILDYKIDTMSQEADSVFYFLNTIAIMGGECKTKELRCIVEEVCDRFEECCDIVKENRFISFQDDFCKFAHDVYRKYFTPESNHQKQDIYEKHLLCIKNTAPHNYALRFVTAQKSNDTSLSKSYLFSAWLKEELQMKSSSTINVFKKEIYQYGLEGITLIVEKALRLAKNGKFSYAIEKIESAPTKIPRLIALELATLQARWMVESREVDKRKTALIYLEQILETALELQEDDVANRARFGMLYPLALTGDRMKIMQFHNQLAGNIQQKWDETKDEYWLYWMMILDGGADAYFSTKTALTHIKSASQFFGPNEGDDWPKHAAEYFKCKSNLGASYAELGDYSEAAKHTKLARNSYVRFSATIHSSSSLTDTNYIAQRFRAKEISAMEAADEQREMLHALGNSEDLSFSVNALSVYLALANKKTEAVHEIEKELRRLKQKDKVEFYPTYLLKSSLCPIKASLHSEYDAKAEWREMLKLARKIPYTDVKLYLRRHEMLADFWNEPYQCEDLLSRWDEYLFSFPPQGDSRWPSLQYGFYLPNLFFWRIHE; this is translated from the coding sequence ATGGCTTCACCTTCAAAAGTGCTCTCGCTGACAGGCAATGCTCATTTACCTAAAAGGATCATGGGGACGCTTTGGCGTAACGATCGTCAGAAACATGTTCTGCTTGAAGGCCTCAGCGGATGTGGTAAAAGTGAATTAGGAAAAATATGTGCTGACATTTGGCAAAAAGAGCATGGAAAAGTTTTTGTACTTACTGGGAATCCTGCTAGATCTAGGGAAAAATACTATCCCTTTAAAAATATGACTTCCTCAATCAGGATGGGGATCGATGAATTCTTTAGCCTAAAACCTCCAGCCTCTGTCCTAAATAAATTTGCTTTCATTTATTATCTATCAAGCTGGTTTTACCAGTTGTTTCGTTTTGCTGAAAGACGCAACTTGTTTTCACTTAACGAAGACATTCAACCAATCGTTTACAATTTAATTCGCAAAGGAAGAAAGGGTAAAGTTCTACTCGTTCTTGATGATATTCAATGGTTTGATGAGAGTTCTTTAGAGTTTGTTTGGGCTTTGTTGTCACGCAAGTATGAAACGGTCTCACCGATGTTTAAGAATCTAAGACTTCTGATGATTCAACGAAGGCCAACCCAATCTCCGCCATTTTTCCCGAAAGCTATTGAAAGAATATATAGGTTAAGGGTTCATCAGGAGTATACCATTGCCCCCTGCACAAAAGATAATTTTCGGGATGTTTTTCTAGAGCTTACGGGATGGGATAGTCTTACAGATATACAAGCTATCAAGCTTTATAACCTTATTGGTCCTCATCTTGAATTGATCAAACTTATTGGAAGCTTAAGCGATGATCAGAAATCAAACTATTTAAATAAATCAAAGAATAATGATAATCGAATCATCAGATGTATATTAGATTATAAAATAGACACTATGAGCCAAGAAGCTGATTCTGTATTCTATTTCTTGAATACAATCGCAATAATGGGAGGTGAGTGTAAAACAAAAGAGTTAAGATGTATCGTCGAAGAAGTTTGCGACAGGTTTGAAGAGTGCTGTGATATAGTTAAAGAAAATAGGTTTATTTCATTTCAAGATGACTTTTGTAAATTTGCTCATGATGTATACCGTAAATATTTTACGCCTGAGAGCAACCATCAAAAACAAGATATATATGAAAAACATTTACTGTGTATAAAAAATACCGCACCTCATAATTATGCATTACGCTTTGTTACCGCTCAAAAGAGCAATGATACCTCTTTGAGCAAATCGTATCTTTTTTCTGCTTGGCTAAAAGAAGAATTACAAATGAAAAGTAGTTCAACAATTAATGTATTTAAAAAAGAAATATATCAATATGGTCTTGAAGGTATTACTTTAATTGTAGAAAAAGCGTTAAGATTAGCAAAGAATGGCAAGTTTTCGTATGCTATTGAAAAAATAGAAAGTGCACCTACAAAAATCCCAAGACTCATTGCCCTTGAATTAGCTACTTTGCAAGCACGTTGGATGGTTGAATCACGAGAAGTTGATAAACGTAAAACTGCGCTTATATATTTAGAGCAGATACTTGAAACAGCTCTCGAATTGCAAGAAGATGACGTGGCTAACCGAGCAAGATTTGGCATGTTATATCCCCTTGCCCTTACTGGAGACAGGATGAAGATTATGCAATTTCACAATCAACTTGCGGGAAATATTCAGCAAAAATGGGATGAAACAAAAGACGAATATTGGCTGTATTGGATGATGATTTTAGACGGTGGAGCTGATGCTTATTTTTCAACAAAAACGGCCCTTACCCATATCAAAAGTGCTAGTCAATTTTTTGGACCTAACGAGGGGGATGATTGGCCTAAGCATGCTGCTGAGTACTTTAAATGCAAGTCAAATTTGGGTGCAAGCTACGCGGAACTGGGCGACTACTCAGAAGCAGCAAAACACACAAAGCTTGCCCGAAATAGTTATGTTCGATTTTCTGCCACGATCCACAGTTCATCAAGTTTGACTGATACCAATTATATTGCTCAACGATTCCGAGCTAAAGAAATTTCAGCGATGGAGGCAGCAGACGAACAGAGAGAAATGCTTCATGCTCTAGGTAATTCAGAGGATTTATCCTTTTCTGTAAATGCGCTAAGCGTGTATTTGGCTTTAGCTAATAAGAAGACTGAAGCAGTACATGAAATTGAAAAGGAATTACGACGCCTTAAGCAAAAAGACAAAGTTGAGTTCTACCCAACCTACTTGCTTAAATCATCACTTTGTCCGATAAAAGCTAGTCTTCACTCAGAATATGACGCCAAAGCTGAGTGGCGCGAGATGCTTAAACTTGCCAGAAAAATTCCCTACACAGACGTTAAGCTTTATCTTCGCAGGCATGAAATGTTAGCTGACTTTTGGAATGAGCCATATCAATGTGAGGATTTACTCTCTCGCTGGGACGAATATTTGTTTAGTTTCCCTCCTCAGGGAGATAGCAGGTGGCCAAGCCTACAGTATGGTTTTTATCTACCTAACTTATTCTTTTGGCGGATTCATGAATAG